The following proteins are encoded in a genomic region of Arcobacter cloacae:
- a CDS encoding peptidylprolyl isomerase: MFKLIFVGFFGLFFCVNLNANEISSYSLMKYKADFSKQNQQSKDALVNEYSKLKNLAQVLEASVMKDDVDLEVAKNMLIVDIWTNKFLQSYKPTTNELNELYKIEKPRTVAKYELRNILVSYENNADRIIGMLNEIKDKTQKKDSFIKYVRSVSNDVATKQNNGLTPLVDENKLSPQIKEALKGKKEGDIIKVNLKDVGTQILYIEKYIPEKNATFEEAKEALIDLAKRKAVAKEMELLLK; the protein is encoded by the coding sequence ATGTTTAAATTAATTTTTGTTGGTTTTTTTGGTCTGTTTTTTTGTGTTAATTTAAATGCAAATGAAATTTCTTCATATTCTTTGATGAAGTATAAAGCTGATTTTTCAAAACAGAATCAACAATCAAAAGATGCCTTAGTAAATGAATATTCAAAACTTAAAAATCTAGCACAAGTTTTAGAAGCAAGTGTTATGAAAGATGATGTTGATTTGGAAGTTGCAAAGAATATGTTAATAGTTGATATTTGGACAAATAAGTTTTTACAAAGTTATAAACCTACAACAAATGAATTAAATGAGCTTTATAAAATAGAAAAACCAAGAACGGTTGCTAAGTATGAGTTAAGAAATATTTTAGTTTCGTATGAAAATAATGCCGATAGAATAATTGGTATGTTAAATGAAATAAAAGATAAAACTCAAAAAAAAGATAGTTTTATTAAATATGTAAGATCAGTTTCAAATGATGTTGCAACAAAACAGAATAATGGTTTAACTCCTTTAGTTGATGAAAATAAATTAAGTCCTCAAATTAAAGAGGCTTTAAAAGGTAAAAAAGAGGGTGACATTATAAAAGTAAATCTTAAAGATGTGGGAACACAAATTTTATATATTGAAAAATATATTCCTGAAAAAAATGCTACTTTTGAAGAAGCAAAAGAGGCTTTAATCGACCTTGCGAAAAGAAAAGCTGTTGCAAAAGAGATGGAATTATTATTAAAGTAG
- a CDS encoding alpha/beta fold hydrolase encodes MKYLLLFLISLFFISCSSNIPTPKERKETALILAKQNNFQQVNIETSSFLIFSLQKKDISCQNKNLHVYIEGDGLSWINRKTISSDPTPINSTILKIINEDENECKIYLARPCQYINSNICEKKYWTSHRFSPEVLKSFDESLNILKNRYKNKDFTLIGHSGGGAIVALLSAQRDDIKRFITIAGNLDIEKWTTFHNISKLTGSLNPADFTKSLENIEQYHLIGNNDKIITKDIFLSYYSKFNNKDKISFNYVDESHNCCWEKPYKEVIYLLK; translated from the coding sequence ATGAAATATTTACTACTTTTTCTTATTTCTTTATTTTTTATCTCTTGTTCAAGTAATATACCAACACCAAAAGAGAGAAAAGAAACAGCTTTAATATTAGCAAAACAGAATAATTTTCAACAGGTTAATATTGAAACTTCTTCTTTTCTTATTTTTTCTCTTCAGAAAAAAGATATCTCTTGTCAAAATAAAAATTTACATGTTTATATTGAAGGTGATGGATTATCATGGATAAATAGAAAAACAATTTCAAGTGATCCAACTCCTATAAACTCAACAATATTAAAAATTATAAATGAAGATGAAAATGAGTGTAAAATATATTTAGCTCGTCCTTGTCAATATATAAATTCAAATATTTGTGAAAAAAAATATTGGACAAGTCATAGATTTAGTCCTGAAGTTTTAAAAAGTTTTGATGAGAGTTTAAATATTTTAAAAAATAGATATAAAAACAAAGATTTTACCTTAATAGGTCATTCAGGTGGTGGAGCTATTGTTGCTTTATTAAGTGCCCAAAGAGATGATATAAAAAGATTTATAACTATAGCAGGAAATTTAGATATAGAGAAATGGACAACTTTTCATAATATTTCAAAATTGACAGGTTCTTTAAATCCAGCAGATTTTACAAAAAGTTTAGAAAATATAGAACAATATCATTTAATAGGAAATAACGATAAAATAATCACTAAAGATATATTTTTATCATATTATTCTAAATTTAATAATAAAGATAAAATATCTTTTAATTATGTTGATGAATCTCACAATTGTTGTTGGGAAAAACCCTATAAAGAAGTAATATATTTGTTAAAATAA